From the Burkholderia ubonensis subsp. mesacidophila genome, the window GCTTGCGTGGCTGGGCGGCCGAGTGGATGTCAGTCCCAGTCTGGCAGATCCAGAGAGGGTCGCGCAGTGCGTCGCCGATTTCTCGGCGGGCCGACAAGCGCTGTTCGTTCTCGAACCGTCGTGCGGCGCTGAAATGGCCGTCCTCTGTGAAACGATCCTGCTTCGACTCGACGACGCATGACCCGCGCCAAGCAGTGATACGTCGCAGGCCGCGCGGAACGCGCTCGGCCGTTGTCGAAATTCGATATGATCGCGCCCCACGCGCAGAAAACAAAAAACCCGGCATTGAGCCGGGTTCTTGTTGGCGAGGTGCGCATCGGTCACTTGCGCTGCACATCGCCAGATGTGCTTGGTTGCGGGGGTAGGATTTGAACCTACGACCTTCGGGTTATGAGCCCGACGAGCTGCCAGACTGCTCCACCCCGCGTCAGAGAAATAAATTATAGGGTTGTTACGTACACACGTCAACACTTTTGTCATTTTTCTTTCTTGCTCCGGCGCTAGTCACATCACGACGACCTCATCGATGCGTCGCATCGCACGCGTTGGCGCATCACGCTCGCGGTAAGATGGCGGCCTTCGAATACACGCCGCAACCGCACCGCCCATGAAGATCGCCACCTGGAACGTCAACTCGCTCAACGTCCGCAAGCAGCACGTGCTCGACTGGCTCGCGCAAAGCGGCACCGACGTGCTGTGCCTGCAGGAGCTGAAACTGCCGGACGACAAATTCCCGCGCGCCGATCTCGAGGCCGCCGGCTATCGCTGCTGGTTCACCGGCCAGAAGACCTACAACGGCGTCGCGATCCTCGCGCGTGACACCCTGTCGTTCGACGAATCGGACGTCACCCGCAACATCCCCGGCTTCGACGATCCGCAACAGCGCGTGATCGCGGTGACGGTCGGCGGCGCGCGCATCATCTCCGCATATTTCCCGAACGGCCAGGCGCCCGACTCCGACAAGTTCGTCTACAAGATGCAGTGGCTCGACGCGCTGAACGCGTGGCTGCGCAGCGAACTGCAGCGCTACCCGAAGCTCGCGCTGCTCGGCGACTACAACATCGCGCCCGAAGACCGCGACGTGCACGATCCCGCGAAATGGGAAGGCCAGAACCTCGTGTCGCCGCAGGAGCGCGCGCACTTCGCGGGCCTGGTCGAACTCGGGCTCGTCGACGCGTTCCGCCGCTTCGAGCAGCCCGAAAAGACCTTCACGTGGTGGGACTACCGGATGATGGCGTTCCGCCGCAACGCGGGGCTGCGCATCGACCACATCCTGCTGTCGGCGCCGCTCGCCGAAACCTGCACGTCGTGCGAAGTCGATCGCACACCGCGCACGTGGGAGCAGCCGTCCGACCATACGCCGGTCGTCGCGGTCGTCGGCTGAGCACGCTGCCCGCGCGCGGTCGGCGACGCGCGGTTAGCGACGCGCGGGCGCGGGCCCGAGATGGGCCCACAGGAAACCGAATTCGGCCGCATCGGATTCGGCGCGCTCCAGATCGTCGGCGCTGCCGTGGCCGCCGTCGGTGTTCTCCCAGTACCACACCCTT encodes:
- the xth gene encoding exodeoxyribonuclease III, which translates into the protein MKIATWNVNSLNVRKQHVLDWLAQSGTDVLCLQELKLPDDKFPRADLEAAGYRCWFTGQKTYNGVAILARDTLSFDESDVTRNIPGFDDPQQRVIAVTVGGARIISAYFPNGQAPDSDKFVYKMQWLDALNAWLRSELQRYPKLALLGDYNIAPEDRDVHDPAKWEGQNLVSPQERAHFAGLVELGLVDAFRRFEQPEKTFTWWDYRMMAFRRNAGLRIDHILLSAPLAETCTSCEVDRTPRTWEQPSDHTPVVAVVG